The following coding sequences lie in one Pseudorca crassidens isolate mPseCra1 chromosome 2, mPseCra1.hap1, whole genome shotgun sequence genomic window:
- the TNNI1 gene encoding troponin I, slow skeletal muscle isoform X3, protein MSLMLAKAKECWEQEHEAREAEKSRYLAERIPALQTRGLSLSALQDLCRDLHAKVEVVDEERYDIEAKCLHNTREIKDLKLKVLDLRGKFKRPPLRRVRVSADAMLRALLGSKHKVSMDLRANLKSVKKEDTEKERPVEVGDWRKNVEAMSGMEGRKKMFDAAKSPTSQ, encoded by the exons atg AGCCTGATGCTGGCCAAGGCCAAGGAGTGCTGGGAGCAAGAGCACGAGGCGCGGGAGGCCGAGAAGAGTCGCTACCTGGCCGAGCGCATCCCCGCGCTGCAGACCCGAGGCCTGTCGCTCAGCGCCCTGCAG GACCTGTGCCGGGACCTGCACGCCAAGGTGGAGGTGGTGGATGAGGAGAGATATGACATCGAGGCCAAATGCCTACACAACACCAGGGAG ATCAAGGACCTGAAGCTCAAGGTGCTGGACCTGCGCGGGAAGTTCAAGCGCCCCCCACTGCGGCGCGTCCGCGTCTCGGCCGACGCCATGCTGCGCGCCCTGCTGGGCTCCAAGCACAAGGTGTCCATGGACCTGCGCGCCAACCTCAAGTCTGTGAAAAAGGAGGACACGGAGAAG GAGCGGCCTGTGGAGGTGGGCGACTGGAGGAAGAACGTGGAGGCCATGTCCGGGATGGAGGGCCGCAAGAAGATGTTCGATGCTGCTAAGTCCCCGACCTCCCAGTAG
- the TNNI1 gene encoding troponin I, slow skeletal muscle isoform X4: MLAKAKECWEQEHEAREAEKSRYLAERIPALQTRGLSLSALQDLCRDLHAKVEVVDEERYDIEAKCLHNTREIKDLKLKVLDLRGKFKRPPLRRVRVSADAMLRALLGSKHKVSMDLRANLKSVKKEDTEKERPVEVGDWRKNVEAMSGMEGRKKMFDAAKSPTSQ; encoded by the exons ATGCTGGCCAAGGCCAAGGAGTGCTGGGAGCAAGAGCACGAGGCGCGGGAGGCCGAGAAGAGTCGCTACCTGGCCGAGCGCATCCCCGCGCTGCAGACCCGAGGCCTGTCGCTCAGCGCCCTGCAG GACCTGTGCCGGGACCTGCACGCCAAGGTGGAGGTGGTGGATGAGGAGAGATATGACATCGAGGCCAAATGCCTACACAACACCAGGGAG ATCAAGGACCTGAAGCTCAAGGTGCTGGACCTGCGCGGGAAGTTCAAGCGCCCCCCACTGCGGCGCGTCCGCGTCTCGGCCGACGCCATGCTGCGCGCCCTGCTGGGCTCCAAGCACAAGGTGTCCATGGACCTGCGCGCCAACCTCAAGTCTGTGAAAAAGGAGGACACGGAGAAG GAGCGGCCTGTGGAGGTGGGCGACTGGAGGAAGAACGTGGAGGCCATGTCCGGGATGGAGGGCCGCAAGAAGATGTTCGATGCTGCTAAGTCCCCGACCTCCCAGTAG
- the TNNI1 gene encoding troponin I, slow skeletal muscle isoform X1 has protein sequence MNRTPPRPRFLVVPAEGSVRWGVPSHHVFLRSSARLLFRSFCPYFTLLFVNLFSSFFLFKERDTPRRRFILVLHILRSRRLPGARVPEPQKMPECQAFCPPGAWAVGPGSRIPLREMQGQRAGPPSPGPPGALAPSLLGAPSSLLSSPLFRGCHLLGGGRCVQRRRALLSRAHVCLQARRLLCMLPCPLRESAVNRKARPSHPRRPRKGTCRGVPSGGCQRKAGTPWPGDCQRAGRGRARSSAGRLAWLDRFLSPVNECRPTAAMPEV, from the exons ATGAATCGAACCCCGCCGAGGCCACGGTTCCTGGTGGTCCCTGCGGAGGGGAGTGTCCGCTGGGGGGTTCCCAGTCACCATGTCTTTCTGAGATCATCTGCTCGCCTACTTTTTAGGTCCTTTTGCCCCTATTTCACTCTTCTATTTGTCAATCTGTTCTCTtcgtttttccttttcaaagagcGGGATACTCCACGCAGAAGATTCATTTTGGTTTTGCACATATTAAG GTCCAGGCGTCTCCCTGGCGCACGTGTACCAGAGCCTCAGAAGATGCCCGAATGTCAAGCCTTTTGCCCTCCTGGAGCCTGGGCTGTGGGGCCTGGTTCCCGCATTCCCTTGCGAGAGATGCAGGGCCAGCGAGCCGGCCCCCCTTCCCCCGGGCCTCCCGGTGCCCTGGCGCCATCCCTGCTGGGAGCCCCATCCAGTCTGCTATCCAGTCCCCTTTTCCGGGGCTGCCATCTCCTAGGTGGTGGCCGCTGTGTGCAGAGGCGCCGTGCCCTCCTGAGCCGGGCACACGTGTGTCTTCAAGCCCGCCGGCTGCTGTGCATGCTGCCATGTCCCCTtcgtgag TCTGCAGTCAACCGCAAGGCGAGACCATCTCACCCCCGGAGACCCAGGAAG GGGACCTGTCGAGGGGTCCCGTCTGGTGGGTGTCAGCGCAAGGCTGGGACCCCTTGGCCTGGTGATTGTCAGCGGGCGGGCCGGGGGCGGGCCCGGAGCTCGGCAGGACGCCTGGCCTGGCTGGACAG gtttctctcccctgtgaatga GTGCCGCCCCACCGCCGCCATGCCGGAAGTGTAA
- the TNNI1 gene encoding troponin I, slow skeletal muscle isoform X2, translated as MPECQAFCPPGAWAVGPGSRIPLREMQGQRAGPPSPGPPGALAPSLLGAPSSLLSSPLFRGCHLLGGGRCVQRRRALLSRAHVCLQARRLLCMLPCPLRESAVNRKARPSHPRRPRKGTCRGVPSGGCQRKAGTPWPGDCQRAGRGRARSSAGRLAWLDRCRPTAAMPEV; from the exons ATGCCCGAATGTCAAGCCTTTTGCCCTCCTGGAGCCTGGGCTGTGGGGCCTGGTTCCCGCATTCCCTTGCGAGAGATGCAGGGCCAGCGAGCCGGCCCCCCTTCCCCCGGGCCTCCCGGTGCCCTGGCGCCATCCCTGCTGGGAGCCCCATCCAGTCTGCTATCCAGTCCCCTTTTCCGGGGCTGCCATCTCCTAGGTGGTGGCCGCTGTGTGCAGAGGCGCCGTGCCCTCCTGAGCCGGGCACACGTGTGTCTTCAAGCCCGCCGGCTGCTGTGCATGCTGCCATGTCCCCTtcgtgag TCTGCAGTCAACCGCAAGGCGAGACCATCTCACCCCCGGAGACCCAGGAAG GGGACCTGTCGAGGGGTCCCGTCTGGTGGGTGTCAGCGCAAGGCTGGGACCCCTTGGCCTGGTGATTGTCAGCGGGCGGGCCGGGGGCGGGCCCGGAGCTCGGCAGGACGCCTGGCCTGGCTGGACAG GTGCCGCCCCACCGCCGCCATGCCGGAAGTGTAA